From the genome of Solanum pennellii chromosome 6, SPENNV200:
TGGGGTGGTTCTTCCAACACCTGTATCCACATGTCAATATTGGCATAGATCTTTGAATCCAAAGAAGCTTATCGATGTCGGATTTTCTAGGCTTGGTGCGAGGATGACAATGAGCCGCACAATAAAGCTTTACAAGTTACCTGATCAGACCGTCACACCTGGGTTCAGAAAGATGGAGCTCCATGATGTTCCTGCTGTTACTCGATTGCTTCGGAATTACTTGAAGCACTTTGTGGTTGCACCTGATTTTGATGAGAATGACGTGGAGCACTGGCTTCTGCCAAAGGAGGGTGTTGTTGACAGCTATCTGGTTGAAAGCCCCGAGTCTCATGAAATCACTGACTTCTGCAGTTTTTACACCCTCCCTTCATCAATTCTTGGTAATCAGAATTATTCCACTCTGAAGGCTGCTTATTCTTATTACAATGTTTCAACTAAAACTCCATGGATTCAGTTGATGAATGATGCTCTCATAGTGGCTAAGAAAAAGGATTTTGACGTTTTCAATGCTCTAGATGTTATGCATAACGAAACTTTCTTGAAGGAACTAAAGTTTGGCCCCGGTGATGGGCAACTCCACTACTATCTCTACAACTATCGAATAAAGCATGTTTTAAGACCATCAGAACTTGGGCTTGTACTGTTGTAATTTGTGCTCGGGAGATTATTGCCTGCCTGGGAAGCATTTTTTTTGGTGATGTGCTCGGTCTCATTTTTTAAGCCCCCTTTGCCCTGTTAAACTTTGTTTGCATCCATGAATAGATCAAGGCACTTCTGAACACAGTCTTTGCACTTAAATTGATTGTACTTTATGATGTCTGATCTTACATAATTAATCCATGTTGATCCCAAGATCTTAAATATTCAGAACCATGGATAAAGAATTTGTTCTCTTTACCTTATTTCTTATTAACTATCATCTTTTGCACAACTCCGGAAGcatttcttttcttgaaaatttgatAAGGTTACACCAAATACATTGAAAAAATTGAACCACTCTGGTACTGTACCTATTATCTGGAATGCAGGAGATTAATTTGAACAAACTATAAAGTTTAATGCAAATCTTACCTTTTgtagtgatttttttttcttgttaagtTTTACTTTGTGTTGCTTAGAATGTATTATACTTTTTTGCAATGCTTAAAATTTTACACCTTTGTGATCCTTTAGCTGCAAGTTCCTAAATTAATCACCTAgcaagaatatatatattttttttcatgggATGTCCATTTTGCACTTCTTACATGATGACAAACAATTAAACATCAAGTGTTGAAAAGTTACTTTTTGCATTGGAACTGATTTTAGAAACCTGCAATGTGATTTCTTTGCCACAACTGTACCTTGGTTTAGTTTTGCCTTTGTCAATTGTTAAAGGCAATTACTGTTCCGGAGAAACTAAAAGTATGTCCATTCAAGTGCTCTTTCCATAGGCTCAATAAACCAAGATTCACAAATATATGATAAGATTTCATTAGAATATCAGTTTTTGTTCAAGAATTTCATTTACTTTGACATTCACTGGAatcaaaaaagtatttttctgtTTCCAAATTTACAACGGGGTGCTG
Proteins encoded in this window:
- the LOC107023894 gene encoding glycylpeptide N-tetradecanoyltransferase 1-like, which codes for MADDSKAAENHNLTSDSNLSSESGNEVSIDSLARKVQESLSLSKRHKFWETQPVGQFKDLGDSSLPEGPIEPPTPLTEVKQEPYNLPSPYEWTTCDLDSEDMCNEVYLLLTNNYVEDDENMFRFNYSKEFLRWALHPPGYYKSWHIGVRVKTSKKLVAFITGVPAKIRARDNVVIMAEINFLCVHKKLRSKRLAPVMIKEVTRRVHLENIWQAAYTAGVVLPTPVSTCQYWHRSLNPKKLIDVGFSRLGARMTMSRTIKLYKLPDQTVTPGFRKMELHDVPAVTRLLRNYLKHFVVAPDFDENDVEHWLLPKEGVVDSYLVESPESHEITDFCSFYTLPSSILGNQNYSTLKAAYSYYNVSTKTPWIQLMNDALIVAKKKDFDVFNALDVMHNETFLKELKFGPGDGQLHYYLYNYRIKHVLRPSELGLVLL